The following coding sequences lie in one Mycobacterium gordonae genomic window:
- a CDS encoding class I SAM-dependent methyltransferase, whose product MTRRFFSRSVVTGEISLPAVPSLLDEYVEMCSRIFAGVGRQFNDEELAHLRTVLQNQLAEAYSISQRSNIVISYNAPVGPTLHYQVNARWFTVAEAYENWISTREPPLFGTEPDARVWALANEAADVRAHPVLDIGAGTGRNALPLGRRGHPVDVVELTPKFAEIIRTQARQEGLDVRVIVRNVFETTDDLRQDYQLILLSEVVPDFRSPQQLRRLFELAAACLAPGGQLVFNTFLPRYGYELDDAAREFGQQAYTGMFSRQEMATGAEGLPLELIADDSVYEYESTNLPSGAWPPTSWYADWVSGLDVFPVERDKSPIEMRWLVFRKTR is encoded by the coding sequence ATGACCCGGCGGTTCTTCAGCCGATCCGTGGTCACCGGCGAGATTTCGCTGCCGGCCGTACCGAGCCTGCTCGACGAGTACGTAGAGATGTGCAGCCGCATCTTCGCGGGCGTAGGCCGGCAATTCAACGACGAGGAACTCGCCCACCTGCGGACCGTGCTGCAGAACCAGTTGGCCGAGGCCTACTCGATTTCGCAGCGCTCCAACATCGTGATCAGCTACAACGCGCCGGTCGGCCCGACCCTGCACTACCAGGTCAACGCCCGGTGGTTCACCGTCGCCGAAGCCTACGAGAACTGGATCAGCACCCGGGAACCACCGCTGTTCGGCACCGAGCCCGACGCCCGGGTGTGGGCGCTGGCCAATGAAGCCGCCGACGTCCGCGCCCATCCGGTGCTCGACATCGGCGCGGGAACCGGGCGCAACGCCTTGCCCCTGGGCCGGCGCGGACACCCCGTCGACGTGGTGGAGCTGACGCCGAAGTTCGCCGAAATCATCCGGACGCAGGCCCGCCAGGAGGGTCTCGACGTGCGGGTCATCGTGCGCAACGTCTTCGAGACCACCGACGACCTGCGCCAGGATTACCAGTTGATCCTGCTCTCGGAAGTGGTGCCCGATTTCCGGTCGCCGCAGCAGCTGCGCAGACTGTTCGAACTGGCCGCCGCCTGCCTGGCGCCCGGGGGGCAGTTGGTGTTCAACACCTTCCTGCCGCGCTACGGCTACGAACTCGACGACGCGGCGCGGGAATTCGGGCAGCAGGCGTACACGGGCATGTTCTCGCGCCAAGAGATGGCAACCGGGGCCGAAGGCCTGCCGCTGGAACTGATTGCCGACGACTCGGTGTACGAATACGAGAGCACCAACTTGCCGTCCGGCGCTTGGCCACCCACCAGCTGGTACGCCGACTGGGTCAGCGGTCTCGACGTATTCCCCGTCGAACGCGACAAGAGCCCCATCGAGATGCGCTGGCTGGTGTTCCGCAAGACCCGCTGA
- a CDS encoding vWA domain-containing protein — translation MASRRIRPSRPLAPHGLPGHLVGFVEALRASGISVGPSETVDAGRVMATLGLEDRMVLREGLACAVLRRPDHRETYDAMFDLWFPAALGARAVVSEDGGESDPEGLPPDDVEAMRQMLLDLLADNPDLADMDERLVRMIARIVEAYGKYNSSRGPSFSSYQALKAMALDELEGKLLAGLLAPYGDEPTPSQEQIAKAIAAQKISQLRKMVDAETKRRTAEQLGREHVQMYGIPQLSENVEFLRASGEQLRQMRRVVAPLARTLATRLAARRRRSRAGSIDLRKTLRKSMSTGGVPIDVVLKKPRPARPELVVLCDVSGSVAGFSHFTLLLVHALRQQFSRVRVFAFIDTTDEVTHMFGPEADLAVAIQRITREAGVYARDGHSDYGNAFVSFVQANPNVLSPRSSLLVLGDGRTNYRNPAVDVLADMVNASRHAHWLNPEPRHLWGSGDSAVPRYEEVITMHECRSAKQLATVIDALLPV, via the coding sequence ATGGCCAGTCGGCGCATCCGTCCGTCCCGGCCGCTGGCGCCGCACGGCTTGCCCGGACATCTGGTCGGCTTCGTGGAAGCGCTTCGGGCGAGCGGAATTTCGGTAGGTCCGTCCGAGACAGTGGACGCCGGCAGGGTGATGGCCACCCTGGGCCTGGAGGACCGCATGGTGCTCCGCGAGGGCCTGGCGTGCGCGGTGCTGCGCCGACCGGACCACCGCGAGACCTACGACGCGATGTTCGACCTGTGGTTCCCCGCGGCGCTGGGGGCCCGAGCGGTGGTTTCCGAAGACGGCGGCGAGTCCGATCCCGAAGGGCTGCCTCCCGACGATGTCGAGGCGATGCGGCAGATGCTGCTGGACCTGCTGGCCGACAACCCCGACCTGGCCGACATGGACGAGCGACTGGTCCGGATGATCGCCCGCATCGTCGAGGCATACGGCAAGTACAACTCCTCTCGCGGTCCGTCGTTCTCGTCATATCAGGCGCTCAAGGCGATGGCGTTGGACGAACTGGAAGGCAAGCTGCTGGCGGGGCTGCTCGCCCCCTACGGCGACGAGCCCACGCCCAGCCAGGAGCAGATCGCCAAGGCAATTGCGGCGCAGAAGATTTCCCAGCTGCGGAAGATGGTGGACGCGGAGACCAAGCGTCGCACCGCCGAACAGCTGGGCCGCGAACACGTTCAGATGTACGGCATTCCGCAGCTGTCGGAGAACGTCGAATTCCTGCGGGCATCCGGTGAGCAGTTGCGTCAGATGCGCCGCGTGGTGGCGCCGCTGGCCCGCACGCTGGCCACCCGGCTGGCCGCCCGGCGGCGCCGCTCCCGCGCCGGGTCGATCGACCTGCGCAAGACCCTGCGTAAGTCGATGTCCACCGGCGGCGTGCCGATCGACGTCGTGTTGAAGAAGCCGCGCCCGGCGCGGCCGGAGCTGGTGGTGCTCTGCGATGTGTCGGGTTCGGTCGCCGGTTTCAGCCACTTCACTTTGCTGCTGGTTCATGCGCTGCGACAACAGTTTTCGCGGGTTCGCGTCTTCGCGTTCATCGACACCACCGACGAGGTGACGCACATGTTCGGGCCGGAGGCCGACCTGGCGGTGGCCATTCAGCGGATTACCCGGGAGGCCGGCGTGTACGCCCGCGACGGCCACTCGGACTACGGCAACGCGTTCGTCTCGTTCGTGCAGGCGAACCCGAATGTGTTGTCGCCGCGCAGTTCACTGCTGGTGCTCGGCGACGGGCGCACCAACTACCGCAATCCGGCCGTCGACGTGCTCGCCGACATGGTCAACGCCTCCAGGCATGCGCACTGGCTCAACCCGGAGCCCAGACACCTCTGGGGCAGCGGGGATTCGGCGGTGCCCCGGTATGAGGAGGTCATCACGATGCACGAGTGCCGGTCGGCCAAACAACTGGCCACGGTGATCGACGCGCTATTGCCGGTGTAG
- a CDS encoding AAA family ATPase, with protein MSVPARPVPLFADIADVSRRLAETGYLPDTATATAVFLADRLGKPLLVEGPAGVGKTELARAVAQATGSGLVRLQCYEGVDEARALYEWNHAKQILRIQAGSGDWQSTKDDVFSEEFLLQRPLLTAIRRTEPTVLLIDETDKADIEIEGLLLEVLSDFAVTVPELGTITATRTPLVVLTSNATRELSEALKRRCLFLHIDFPTPELERRILLSRVPELPEHLAEELVRIIGVLRGMQLKKVPSIAETIDWGRTLLALGMDTIDDAVVAATLGVVLKHQSDQQRATGELRLN; from the coding sequence ATGAGCGTCCCTGCGCGGCCCGTGCCGCTGTTCGCCGACATCGCTGACGTCTCGCGCCGGCTCGCCGAAACCGGCTACCTGCCCGACACCGCCACCGCGACCGCGGTCTTCCTGGCCGACCGGCTCGGCAAACCGCTGCTGGTGGAAGGGCCCGCCGGCGTCGGAAAGACCGAACTCGCCCGGGCCGTCGCCCAGGCAACCGGGTCGGGCCTGGTCCGATTGCAATGCTACGAGGGCGTCGACGAGGCGCGAGCGCTCTACGAGTGGAATCACGCCAAGCAGATCCTGCGTATCCAGGCCGGCTCTGGAGACTGGCAGTCCACCAAGGACGACGTATTCAGCGAGGAATTCCTGCTGCAGCGTCCGTTGCTGACCGCGATCCGGCGCACCGAGCCGACCGTGCTGCTGATCGACGAAACCGACAAGGCCGACATCGAGATCGAAGGCCTGCTGCTGGAGGTGCTGTCCGACTTCGCGGTGACGGTTCCGGAACTGGGCACCATCACCGCAACCCGCACACCGCTGGTCGTGTTGACCTCCAACGCCACCCGCGAGCTGTCCGAGGCGCTCAAACGGCGCTGCCTGTTCCTGCACATCGACTTCCCGACCCCCGAGCTGGAACGGCGCATCCTGCTCTCGAGGGTGCCCGAACTGCCCGAGCATCTGGCCGAGGAACTTGTGCGCATCATCGGCGTGCTGCGCGGCATGCAGCTCAAGAAGGTGCCGTCGATCGCCGAGACCATCGACTGGGGACGCACGTTGCTGGCGCTGGGCATGGACACCATCGACGACGCGGTCGTCGCCGCCACACTCGGCGTGGTCCTCAAACACCAGTCCGACCAGCAGCGGGCGACCGGTGAGCTGAGGCTGAACTGA
- a CDS encoding glutamate-5-semialdehyde dehydrogenase, with product MSLQAPARSGATQQQNPDLRQEVHAAARRARVAARVLASIPTVVKDRALHAAADALLARADQVLAANAEDLDAARAAGTAAAMLDRLALNPQRIDGIAAGLRQVAGLPDPIGEVLRGSTLPNGLQLRQQRVPLGVVGMIYEGRPNVTVDAFGLTLKSGNAALLRGSSSAARSNEALVTVLRGALESQELPADAVQLLSSADRATVTHLIQARGLVDVAIPRGGAGLIEAVVRDAQIPTIETGVGNCHVYVHEAADLDVAERILLNSKTRRPSVCNAAETLLVDAAIAGEAMPRLLNALETAGVTVHLDAGEDDLRREYLAMDIAVAVVDGVDAAIAHVNEYGTGHTEAIVTTNLAAAQRFTQQVDAAAVMVNASTAFTDGEQFGFGAEIGISTQKLHARGPMGLPELTSTKWIVWGDGHTRPA from the coding sequence ATGAGTCTGCAAGCACCGGCCCGCAGCGGCGCGACCCAGCAGCAGAATCCCGATCTACGCCAAGAGGTGCACGCCGCCGCCCGCCGTGCCCGGGTGGCCGCCCGCGTCCTGGCGTCGATCCCGACAGTGGTCAAAGACCGCGCGCTGCACGCCGCCGCCGATGCGCTGCTGGCCCGTGCGGATCAGGTCCTGGCCGCCAACGCCGAAGACCTGGATGCGGCACGCGCCGCCGGCACCGCCGCCGCCATGCTCGATCGGTTGGCGCTCAACCCGCAGCGCATCGACGGAATCGCCGCCGGTTTGCGGCAGGTCGCGGGACTGCCCGACCCGATCGGTGAGGTACTGCGCGGCTCGACCCTGCCCAACGGGCTGCAGCTACGCCAGCAGCGGGTTCCGCTGGGCGTGGTCGGAATGATCTACGAGGGTCGCCCTAACGTGACCGTGGACGCGTTCGGGCTGACCCTCAAGTCCGGTAACGCAGCGCTGCTGCGTGGCAGCTCGTCGGCGGCCAGGTCGAACGAGGCGCTGGTCACGGTGCTGCGCGGCGCCCTGGAGAGCCAGGAGCTGCCCGCGGACGCCGTCCAATTGCTGTCCTCGGCCGACCGCGCCACCGTCACCCACCTGATCCAGGCCCGGGGTCTGGTCGACGTGGCGATCCCGCGCGGGGGAGCGGGCCTGATCGAGGCCGTCGTGCGGGATGCGCAGATACCCACCATCGAGACCGGTGTCGGCAACTGTCACGTCTATGTGCACGAAGCCGCCGACCTCGACGTCGCCGAGCGCATCCTGCTGAACTCCAAGACGCGGCGGCCCAGCGTCTGCAACGCCGCCGAGACGCTGTTGGTCGACGCCGCGATCGCCGGGGAGGCGATGCCGCGGTTGCTCAACGCGCTGGAGACCGCGGGCGTCACAGTCCACTTGGACGCAGGGGAAGACGACCTGCGCCGCGAGTACCTGGCGATGGACATCGCGGTCGCGGTCGTCGACGGGGTGGACGCCGCGATCGCGCACGTCAACGAGTACGGCACTGGCCACACCGAGGCCATTGTCACCACCAATCTCGCTGCGGCGCAACGGTTTACCCAGCAGGTGGATGCGGCTGCCGTGATGGTCAACGCCTCCACCGCGTTCACCGACGGCGAGCAGTTCGGCTTCGGCGCCGAGATCGGCATCTCCACCCAGAAACTGCATGCTCGCGGCCCGATGGGGTTGCCGGAACTGACCTCGACCAAGTGGATCGTGTGGGGTGACGGCCACACCCGTCCGGCCTGA
- a CDS encoding mechanosensitive ion channel domain-containing protein — translation MNFFHSDWFYWAIGVAIGFPVGLILLTELHHILTRRGNRLARQVGVIRNWLLPLGALLLILVKASQISAGEVPVRILTTVFGFLVLVLLLSGLNATVFEGAPEDSWRKRLPTIFLDVGRFALIGVGLAVILSVIWGVRVGGVFTALGITSVVIGLMLQNSVGQIVSGLFMLFEQPFRINDWLDTQNARGRVIEVNWRAVHIQTGGGLRIMPNSMLATTAFTNLSRPPGPHKCSVNTTFAAGDSPDKVCAMLTLVASALPLMMPGTAPTSVALGGGEYRTTIRVSSPADEGPTQSTFVRWIWYAARRWELHLDGADDDFSTPDRVMKALRTVVATELRLTLADQQFLAPYARVVRYGTDEIVQYAGMVPTAMTFIVAGRVQMTVTDADGAALPFATLNEGSFIGVTALTRQPNLAGAYALEEVTALEIEREHLEKIVMDKPMLLQDLGRLIDERQNKARLARRERAKATTAVAPGGLKPDTLG, via the coding sequence GTGAACTTCTTCCACTCGGATTGGTTCTATTGGGCGATCGGTGTGGCGATCGGATTTCCGGTCGGCCTGATCCTGCTCACCGAGCTGCACCACATCCTCACCCGCCGGGGTAACCGGCTGGCCCGCCAGGTCGGGGTGATCCGCAACTGGCTGCTGCCGCTGGGGGCACTGTTACTGATCCTGGTCAAGGCCTCGCAGATCTCGGCGGGTGAAGTCCCGGTGCGCATTCTCACCACCGTGTTCGGCTTCCTGGTGTTGGTGCTGTTGCTGTCCGGGCTCAACGCGACGGTGTTCGAGGGAGCGCCGGAGGACAGCTGGCGGAAACGGCTCCCGACGATCTTCTTGGACGTCGGCCGCTTCGCCCTGATCGGGGTCGGACTGGCAGTGATCCTGTCCGTCATCTGGGGGGTGCGGGTCGGCGGGGTGTTCACCGCGCTGGGCATCACGTCGGTGGTGATCGGCCTGATGTTGCAGAATTCCGTCGGCCAGATCGTCTCCGGCCTGTTCATGCTCTTCGAGCAGCCATTCCGGATCAACGATTGGCTGGACACCCAGAACGCCCGGGGTCGCGTCATCGAGGTGAACTGGCGCGCGGTGCACATCCAGACCGGCGGCGGACTGCGGATCATGCCGAACTCGATGCTGGCGACCACCGCGTTCACCAACCTCAGCCGCCCACCCGGCCCGCACAAATGCTCGGTCAACACCACGTTCGCCGCGGGGGATTCGCCGGACAAAGTCTGTGCGATGCTGACCCTGGTGGCCAGCGCACTGCCGCTCATGATGCCTGGGACCGCACCGACGTCGGTCGCGCTGGGAGGCGGTGAGTACCGCACCACGATCAGGGTCAGCTCGCCGGCCGACGAGGGCCCCACCCAGTCCACCTTCGTGCGCTGGATCTGGTACGCCGCGCGCCGATGGGAACTGCATCTGGACGGAGCGGACGATGACTTCTCCACTCCGGACCGCGTCATGAAAGCGTTACGCACCGTGGTCGCCACTGAACTGCGCCTCACCCTGGCTGACCAACAGTTCCTTGCGCCGTATGCCAGGGTCGTGCGCTACGGCACCGACGAGATTGTGCAGTACGCCGGAATGGTGCCTACTGCGATGACCTTCATCGTGGCCGGCAGGGTGCAGATGACAGTGACGGACGCGGACGGGGCTGCCCTGCCTTTCGCCACCCTCAACGAGGGCTCGTTCATCGGGGTCACCGCTCTGACACGGCAACCTAACCTGGCCGGCGCCTATGCCCTCGAGGAAGTCACCGCGCTGGAGATCGAGCGCGAACACCTCGAAAAGATCGTGATGGACAAGCCGATGCTGCTGCAGGATCTGGGCCGGCTGATCGACGAGCGACAGAATAAGGCGCGATTGGCCCGTCGTGAACGTGCCAAGGCAACGACCGCGGTCGCACCCGGTGGGCTAAAGCCCGATACCCTGGGGTAA
- a CDS encoding adenylate/guanylate cyclase domain-containing protein, with protein sequence MTSGEPTESEPEAPRAPGKKRVRRLLPGFRFRISIQSKILVALLLSSILSIAVIGYIGAISGRNALREVESERLIELRESQKRQIEALFREVTSSLIVYSGGFSVDQAVIALTAGFNQLNNATISGPQQQALANYYQEQMIKPIQRVTGEELDLNALLPKTNAEKYLQANYTAATRPNTDPPVDPGDGSAWSAANVRFDYYMRSIVNRFNYRDALLFDMDGNVVYTVDKGPDLGTNILTGPYRESNLREAYLKALRSNDVEFVWITDFEPYQPQLDVPTAWVVSPIGLDGRFDGVMALPVPIAKINYVMTANKQWKAAGMGAATETYLAGPDGLMRSNSRLFLEDPKQYRREVVAAGTAPDVADRAIRLGGTTLVQPVRSAGLKAAQRGETGVTIGTDYTGNKELEAYAPLVVANSDLQWSILATRDDSDAFARIGRFTKALAVAVAAMVFVISVAAMVIAQAAVRPLRRLEKGAQKISSGDYEVNIPITSRDEIGDLTGAFNEMSRNLAIKEELLNEQRRENDRLLLALMPESVAQRYREGEATIAQQHQDVAIIFADIVGLDEISSKVAGDELVGIVDDLFRQFDSAAEALGVERIRTFHNGYLASCGVVTPRLDSIHRSVEFALEMRRIIERFNNQSRHVLRLRVGINTGNVVSGLVGKSGLVFDMWGAAVSLAYQMHSGSPQPGIYVASQVYEAMRDTRQFTPAGTISVGGAEQAIYRLSER encoded by the coding sequence TTGACGTCGGGTGAGCCAACAGAATCGGAACCGGAGGCACCACGCGCTCCGGGGAAGAAGCGCGTCCGCCGTCTTCTACCAGGCTTCCGTTTCCGGATCAGCATCCAGTCCAAGATCCTCGTCGCGCTCCTGTTGTCGAGCATCCTGTCCATCGCGGTCATCGGCTACATCGGCGCCATCTCCGGACGCAACGCCTTGCGCGAGGTCGAGTCCGAGCGACTCATCGAGTTGCGCGAGTCCCAGAAGCGGCAGATCGAGGCGTTGTTCCGCGAGGTGACGAGTTCGCTGATCGTCTACAGCGGCGGCTTCAGCGTCGACCAGGCCGTCATCGCGCTGACCGCGGGCTTCAATCAACTGAACAACGCGACGATCAGCGGGCCGCAACAACAGGCGCTCGCAAACTACTACCAAGAACAGATGATCAAGCCTATTCAGCGGGTAACGGGGGAAGAGCTCGATCTCAACGCGCTGCTGCCGAAAACCAACGCCGAGAAGTACCTTCAGGCCAACTACACCGCCGCGACCAGGCCCAACACCGACCCGCCGGTGGATCCGGGTGACGGTAGCGCCTGGTCGGCCGCCAATGTCCGCTTCGATTACTACATGCGCAGTATCGTCAACCGATTCAATTACCGGGACGCCCTGCTGTTCGACATGGACGGCAATGTCGTCTACACCGTGGACAAAGGGCCTGACCTCGGCACCAACATCCTGACCGGGCCCTACCGTGAATCGAATCTGCGCGAGGCATACCTGAAGGCGTTGCGCTCCAACGACGTTGAGTTCGTCTGGATCACCGACTTCGAGCCGTACCAGCCCCAGCTCGACGTGCCGACCGCGTGGGTGGTTTCGCCGATCGGTCTGGACGGCAGGTTCGACGGCGTGATGGCACTGCCGGTGCCGATCGCGAAGATCAACTACGTCATGACCGCCAACAAGCAGTGGAAAGCCGCCGGCATGGGCGCTGCGACCGAGACATACCTGGCCGGCCCGGACGGTCTGATGCGTTCCAATTCAAGGCTTTTCTTGGAGGACCCGAAGCAGTACCGGCGCGAGGTGGTCGCGGCCGGCACCGCCCCCGATGTGGCGGACCGGGCCATTCGGCTGGGCGGTACGACGTTGGTGCAACCCGTGCGCAGCGCCGGTCTCAAGGCGGCGCAGCGTGGTGAGACCGGAGTGACGATCGGCACCGACTACACCGGCAACAAGGAGCTGGAGGCCTACGCGCCGCTGGTCGTTGCGAATTCGGATCTGCAATGGTCGATTCTGGCGACCCGGGACGACTCCGATGCTTTCGCGCGAATCGGGAGATTCACCAAAGCGCTTGCGGTCGCTGTCGCGGCGATGGTCTTCGTCATCTCTGTGGCGGCCATGGTCATCGCCCAGGCGGCGGTGCGACCGCTGCGCCGCCTGGAGAAGGGCGCCCAAAAAATCAGCTCCGGCGACTACGAGGTCAATATCCCGATCACTTCACGTGACGAAATCGGGGATCTCACAGGCGCATTCAACGAGATGAGCCGTAACCTGGCGATCAAGGAAGAATTGCTGAACGAGCAGCGCCGGGAAAACGATCGGCTGCTGCTTGCGCTGATGCCGGAGTCGGTGGCACAGCGGTACCGCGAGGGTGAAGCCACCATCGCGCAGCAGCATCAGGACGTCGCCATCATCTTCGCCGACATCGTCGGACTCGACGAGATCTCGAGCAAAGTTGCGGGCGACGAACTGGTCGGGATCGTCGACGACCTCTTCCGCCAGTTCGATTCGGCAGCCGAAGCCCTTGGGGTGGAACGAATTCGCACCTTCCACAACGGCTATCTGGCCAGCTGCGGGGTCGTCACACCACGCCTTGACAGCATCCACCGCAGTGTCGAGTTCGCTCTCGAGATGCGGCGGATCATCGAGCGCTTCAACAACCAGAGCCGACACGTGTTGCGCCTGCGGGTGGGTATCAACACCGGCAATGTGGTCAGTGGATTGGTGGGCAAGTCCGGACTCGTCTTCGACATGTGGGGTGCCGCGGTCAGCCTGGCCTACCAGATGCACAGTGGCTCACCGCAACCCGGCATCTATGTCGCATCGCAGGTGTATGAGGCGATGCGCGACACGCGCCAATTCACGCCGGCCGGCACGATTTCCGTCGGTGGTGCAGAGCAGGCCATTTACCGCTTGTCGGAGCGATAG
- a CDS encoding ribokinase, with product MSTRVCVVGSINWDLTLDVAGLPRPGETVLASSLAYAPGGKGGNQAVAAARAGAHVRFVGAVGDDSAGERLLAHLRAAGVGVDGVVRRHGPSGTAIIVVDADGENTIVVAPGANAALSVSSTAIDDCDVLLTQLEIPVSTALAAARHAKSAGAVVMVNVSPAGQGGDALSELAGVADVVIANEHEARLWRWRPAHLVVTLGARGARYVGTDGEFEVPAPGVAAVDTTGAGDVFTGVLAASWPARSGSPGTRRAALVRACAAGALATLVRGAGDCAPDAAAIEAAVSGLSRQ from the coding sequence ATGTCTACGCGGGTCTGCGTGGTGGGCAGCATCAACTGGGATCTGACGCTGGACGTCGCGGGTCTGCCGCGTCCGGGTGAGACGGTGCTGGCGTCGTCGCTGGCGTACGCACCCGGCGGCAAGGGCGGAAATCAGGCGGTCGCGGCGGCACGCGCCGGCGCGCACGTGCGGTTCGTCGGAGCGGTCGGTGACGACTCCGCCGGCGAGCGGTTGCTGGCCCACCTGCGGGCTGCGGGGGTCGGGGTGGACGGCGTCGTCCGTCGGCACGGGCCCAGCGGCACGGCGATCATCGTGGTCGATGCGGACGGGGAAAACACCATCGTGGTGGCTCCGGGCGCCAACGCGGCGCTGTCGGTGTCCTCGACTGCGATCGACGACTGCGATGTGTTGTTGACTCAGTTGGAGATTCCCGTGTCGACGGCACTGGCGGCCGCACGGCACGCGAAGTCAGCCGGCGCGGTTGTGATGGTCAACGTCTCGCCCGCCGGGCAGGGCGGTGACGCGCTGTCCGAGCTGGCCGGCGTCGCCGACGTCGTGATCGCCAACGAGCACGAGGCCAGACTGTGGCGTTGGCGGCCTGCGCATTTGGTGGTCACCTTGGGGGCGCGCGGTGCCCGCTATGTCGGCACCGATGGCGAGTTCGAGGTGCCGGCCCCGGGTGTGGCTGCGGTGGACACCACGGGCGCCGGCGACGTCTTCACGGGTGTCCTGGCCGCGAGTTGGCCCGCTCGTTCCGGGTCCCCCGGCACCCGGCGCGCGGCGCTAGTACGGGCCTGCGCAGCCGGTGCGTTGGCGACCCTGGTGCGCGGTGCCGGTGATTGCGCACCGGACGCTGCCGCTATCGAGGCCGCAGTCTCGGGGTTGTCACGTCAGTAA
- a CDS encoding HNH endonuclease signature motif containing protein, whose product MAASTREEIVEVFNALDAELDRLCGLTFDAFTTPEWMRGMERLEKVARRLRTPQHALITHLGAATIEELGAALPAALADRLRITKAEANRRIAEAEELGQRRTLTGEPLAPKLAATAAAQREGRIGDGHVKVIRSFIAHLPSTIDMGTWEAAEKDLAGKACDFRPDQVAKYAHELMELLHPDGDYTEEERARTRGLALGPQQYDGMSRISGLITPELRALIEAAWAKLAAPGTANPDGERAPDTRSQPQRNHDGMVTAIRELFASGELGTHKGLPVSIIVTTTLKDLEAGAGKVRTAGGTRVPVTDLIRWAATSHHYLAVFDQAKPLALFHTKRFANLAQRMMLIAKEGGCTRPGCTAPAYHAEVHHVSGWTHSFYTDIHDLTLACGPDNRLAEKGWTTRKNAQGDTQWIPPAHLDHGQPRVNTFHHPEKLFAPEDDEPV is encoded by the coding sequence ATGGCAGCGAGCACGCGTGAGGAGATCGTGGAGGTCTTCAACGCACTCGATGCTGAGTTAGATCGATTGTGTGGCCTGACTTTTGATGCGTTCACCACCCCGGAGTGGATGCGCGGCATGGAGCGCCTGGAAAAGGTGGCCCGCCGGCTACGGACCCCGCAGCACGCGCTGATCACCCACCTTGGCGCCGCCACTATAGAAGAACTCGGCGCCGCACTGCCGGCCGCCCTGGCTGATCGGCTGCGCATCACCAAAGCCGAAGCCAACCGCCGCATCGCCGAAGCCGAAGAGCTCGGGCAGCGCCGCACGCTCACCGGGGAGCCGCTGGCACCCAAGCTGGCCGCGACCGCCGCCGCCCAACGCGAGGGCCGGATCGGCGACGGACACGTGAAGGTGATCCGCTCCTTCATCGCCCACCTGCCTAGCACCATCGACATGGGCACCTGGGAGGCGGCCGAAAAAGACCTCGCCGGCAAAGCCTGCGACTTCCGCCCCGACCAAGTCGCCAAATACGCCCACGAACTCATGGAGCTGCTGCACCCCGACGGCGACTACACCGAGGAAGAACGCGCCCGCACACGTGGCCTGGCCCTGGGCCCCCAGCAATACGACGGCATGTCACGCATCAGCGGCCTGATCACCCCCGAACTGCGCGCCCTGATCGAAGCCGCCTGGGCCAAACTCGCCGCCCCCGGCACCGCCAACCCCGACGGCGAGCGCGCGCCCGACACCCGCAGCCAACCCCAACGCAACCACGACGGCATGGTCACCGCGATCCGGGAACTGTTCGCCTCCGGCGAGCTGGGCACCCACAAAGGGCTACCCGTCTCCATCATCGTCACCACCACCCTCAAAGACCTCGAAGCCGGAGCCGGCAAGGTCCGCACCGCCGGCGGCACCCGGGTCCCCGTCACAGACCTGATCCGCTGGGCCGCCACCTCACACCACTACCTGGCCGTCTTCGACCAGGCCAAGCCTTTGGCGCTGTTTCACACCAAGCGGTTTGCCAACCTGGCCCAGCGAATGATGTTGATCGCCAAGGAGGGTGGCTGTACCCGCCCGGGCTGCACCGCACCCGCCTACCACGCCGAAGTGCACCACGTCTCCGGGTGGACCCACTCCTTCTACACCGACATCCACGACCTCACCCTCGCCTGTGGACCGGATAATCGCCTCGCCGAGAAGGGCTGGACCACCCGCAAAAACGCCCAAGGCGACACCCAATGGATCCCACCCGCCCACCTCGATCACGGCCAACCGAGAGTGAACACGTTCCACCACCCGGAGAAACTCTTCGCACCCGAAGACGACGAACCGGTTTGA